A DNA window from Pogona vitticeps strain Pit_001003342236 chromosome 2, PviZW2.1, whole genome shotgun sequence contains the following coding sequences:
- the TSTD2 gene encoding thiosulfate sulfurtransferase/rhodanese-like domain-containing protein 2 produces MPSCCDIAMTSISPLPDGDDGAELCILTFADLELKDHVPLPARSHLKAELDAHARKKYAYAKKKAFALFVKAKEVAADTCCPMSAFQGGISWKCCQQTFRDLTSIHRHVAIQHSGDMGQQTCMILKQMAGHDSITTCPVSGDETLRPSKPLQHDQEMFHKLPDTSHVDAGEMTSEAGQVLLYYCYCEVADPEGLCAWQKALCRHLHLTGKIRIASEGINGTVGGSKIATSLYMDAMLSHPLFKGTLMRDDFKTSKGGAHCFPDLRTGVFEEIVPMGINPNEVSYKESGIHLTPKEFHIEVEKYLSQGSKGQAETLLLDCRNFYESKIGHFQGCLAPDIRKFSYFPTYVDENLHLFRGKRVLMYCTGGIRCERASAYLMSKGVCKGVYHLKGGIHKYLEEFPDGFYRGKLFVFDERYTISSNGDVISACRYCGTLWDQYRLCSTEPCRQLVLTCSKCQLKGFTACCPLCQEKGLALATTPSRRAFKEECECTSTRRRVPVERV; encoded by the exons ATGCCCAGCTGCTGTGACATAGCAATGACCTCCATTTCACCACTGCCTGATGGAGATGATGGGGCAGAACTTTGCATTCTAACATTTGCGGACCTGGAGCTGAAAGACCATGTTCCGTTACCAGCCAGAAGCCACCTCAAAGCTGAATTAGATGCTCATGCCAGAAAGAAGTATGCATATGCAAAGAAGAAG GCATTTGCGCTCTTTGTTAAAGCCAAGGAAGTTGCAGCTGACACATGCTGTCCAATGTCTGCTTTCCAAGGAGGCATTTCCTGGAAATGCTGCCAACAGACCTTCAGAGACCTGACTAGCATTCACCGGCACGTAGCTATCCAGCATTCAGGAGATATGGGGCAGCAGACATGTATGATCTTAAAGCAGATGGCAGGACATGACAGCATTACAACTTGTCCTGTTTCTGGCGATGAAACGCTGAGACCCAGCAAGCCCCTGCAGCACGATCAGGAGATGTTTCACAAACTCCCAGACACAAGCCACGTTGATGCTGGTGAAATGACCAG TGAGGCTGGGCAAGTTCTGCTTTATTATTGTTACTGTGAGGTGGCAGATCCTGAGGGACTCTGTGCATGGCAGAAGGCCTTATGTCGACACCTGCATCTCACCGGCAAG aTTCGAATAGCTTCTGAAGGAATTAATGGAACTGTTGGTGGGAGCAAGATAGCAACTAGCCTTTATATGGATGCAATGCTGTCTCACCCCCTCTTTAAAGGGACTTTGATGAGGGATGATTTTAAG ACAAGTAAAGGAGGAGCTCATTGTTTCCCAGACCTTCGAACTGGCGTCTTTGAAGAAATAGTACCCATGGGAATTAACCCAAATGAAGTCTCTTACAAAGAAAGTG GAATTCATTTGACTCCTAAGGAGTTTCATATAGAAGTTGAGAAATATCTCTCCCAGGGTAGCAAAGGACAAGCAGAGACCCTTCTGTTGGACTGCAGGAACTTCTATGAAAGTAAAATA GGACATTTCCAAGGCTGTTTGGCTCCAGACATCAGGAAATTCAGCTACTTCCCCACCTATGTAGATGAGAACTTGCACCTTTTCAGAGGCAAACGAGTGCTGATGTACTGCACAGGTGGGATCCGTTGCGAGCGGGCCTCAGCCTACCTCATGTCCAAG GGGGTGTGCAAAGGAGTGTACCATCTGAAGGGTGGCATCCACAAATACCTGGAAGAATTTCCAGATGGGTTCTACCGAGGGAAGCTCTTTGTCTTTGATGAACGTTATACCATCTCCTCCAATGGTGATGTGATTTCAG CTTGCCGTTACTGTGGGACGCTCTGGGACCAGTACCGACTGTGCTCCACTGAGCCTTGCCGCCAGCTCGTCTTGACATGCTCAAAGTGCCAGCTGAAAGGATTCACAGCCTGCTGCCCACTGTGCCAGGAGAAAGGCCTTGCCTTGGCTACAACTCCTTCCAGGCGAGCCTTCAAGGAAGAGTGTGAGTGCACAAGCACACGGCGGCGAGTACCAGTGGAACGTGTTTAA